The Coffea arabica cultivar ET-39 chromosome 8e, Coffea Arabica ET-39 HiFi, whole genome shotgun sequence genome window below encodes:
- the LOC113703895 gene encoding vacuolar protein sorting-associated protein 55 homolog, with protein sequence MADVPGYVRACLQTGKLAMLAILVSGGIVLQILACALYNNWWPMLTVIMYVVLPMPLIFLAGSDTSSLFSESQSGWADVTKFLTGASAVGGIAIPIILKHAGVIGWGAMAMELSSFFTFVLAIVCFIGTSEDDGYSIL encoded by the exons ATGGCTGACGTGCCGGGATATGTGAGGGCTTGTTTGCAAACAGGAAAGCTGGCTATGTTGGCAATTTTGGTGTCAGGGGGGATTGTATTGCAGATATTG GCATGTGCTTTGTACAACAATTGGTGGCCAATGCTAACAG TAATAATGTATGTGGTTCTACCTATGCCCTTAATTTTTTTGGCTGGCTCGGATACTTCATCTCTCTTCTCTGAATCTCAAAGTGG CTGGGCAGACGTGACCAAATTCTTGACTGGGGCTTCGGCTGTTGGTGGCATAGCAATACCAATCATCTTAAAGCATGCTGGAGTAATTGGCTGGGGAGCAATGGCAATGGAGCTCTCATCCTTTTTCACATTTGTTCTAGCAATCGTGTGTTTCATTGGAACGAGCGAAGATGATGGTTATAGCATCCTTTGA